The sequence TAATCGTAAAAGTATAATTAATATTCTATTATCAATAGAAATATTGTTGTTGGCAGTTAATATAAATTTAGTTGCTTTTTCTGCTTTTAACGATAACATAATTGGACAAGTCTTTGTTATGTTTGTATTGACTGTTGCAGCAGCTGAGTCAGCAACAGGACTCGCAATATTGGTAGTGTATTATAGGAGTCGAAGCAATATAGATATTGAACAAGTTAGCCTAATGAAAAAGTAAAATATGGCTGATATATTAAA comes from Wolbachia endosymbiont of Menacanthus eurysternus and encodes:
- the nuoK gene encoding NADH-quinone oxidoreductase subunit NuoK encodes the protein MEIGLNHFLIVAAILFTIGVSGIFINRKSIINILLSIEILLLAVNINLVAFSAFNDNIIGQVFVMFVLTVAAAESATGLAILVVYYRSRSNIDIEQVSLMKK